The genomic stretch CGAACTGCTCGCCGAGCCGGCCCTCCTGGCCGAACCGCATCGAGACCGTCCGGTCCAGCCGCGCGCCGACGTCCGGGTCGTGGGTCACCACGACCACCGTCGTCCCGAAGTGGGCGTTGACCTGCTCGAGCAGGTCCAGCACGGCATCCCGCGCCTCGTGGTCCAGCTGGGACGTCGGCTCGTCCGCGAGCAGCAGCCCCGGGCCGTTGGCCACTGCCACCGCCAGGGCCACCCGCTGCTGCTCCCCGCCGGACAACCCGCTCAGCGCGTGCGCGGCGACCGACGACAGACCGAGGGTGTCCAGCAGCTCCGCCGGCCGCATGCCCTGCCGGCGGGCAGCGCGGCCGGACGAGCGCTGGGCGAACCGCACGTGGTCCAGCGGGGAGGCGTCGGCGAGCAGGTTGCGCGCGGCACCCTGAAGGACGATGCCGACCCGGTCGGCGCGCAGCCGGAGCAGGCCGGCCTGCCCGAGCCGGCTGATCTCCTCGGCACCCACGAAGACCCGGCCCGCGGACGGCGGGAGCAGCCCGCCCATGAGCGCCAACAGCGTGGACTTGCCGGAGCCGGACGGTCCGAGCAGGGCCAGCCGCTCGCCGGCCGCGACGTCCAGGTCGACACCGTGCACGGCCACCACCTCGGTGCCGCCGGCACGGTAGATGTGGACCAGCTCCTCGCGGCGCACGGACAGCCCGCGCGGCGGGGCAGCGACGGTCACGGTCAAGCCTGCACCTCCCGCAGCCGGTCGGGCACCGCCAGGTGGACGGCGCGCCGGGCCGCGACGTGGGCCAGCACCGCGAGCACGCCGATCGTGACGGCGAGGAGCACGGCCAGGGCACCCCAGGCCGGCGCAGCTCATGGGTGGGCCGTCCCCGGATCCGCTGAGCTGGTCCAGGGCGGGCAGCCAGACCGTGGCCGCGACCGCCGGAGCCGCCGCGCCGAGCCAGACCTGCTCCTCCACCGGGGTCATGGTGGGGCCCCGCTCGGCGAGGGCGTACCGGAGGTCGGCCATCGCCCCCGCGCGGCCCAGTCGAGGGAGCGGGCCCTGGGCCACCGGCTGCCAGCGATCTGTGTCCCCGCTGACCCCGACCCCGAGCCGGGCCCCGGACGAGTCGCCGGCGGTGACCTGTGGGGTCCGGTCGCCGAGCACGACCGGCAGCACCGCCGGGTGGTCCGCCACCGCTGCCGCGGCGTCCAGCGTGACGTCCAGCGTCAGGGCCACGCTGAGGCCGGCACCGCTGGTCGTCACCGTGGTCCCGGTGGCGGGGGGGGTCCCGGTGCTGTCCCACACGCCGCTGCGCCACTGGACGCCCTGGCCGGTCAGGTCCACCGGGCCGCGCGCGTCCTCGGCCTGCGAGAGGGTGACCGGCCCATCCACCGGCTACCCGGCCAGCCCCCCGACGGGGGCCGCAACGTCCCGGCCAGGTGGTCGAAGCTGGTCCCGGCCCAGGCCGGGTCCCAGGCCGTGACCGCGGCCAGCCGCGCCGTGCCGACGGCCAGCAGCCCGCCGCCCTGGGCCAAGGTGCGCAGCGCAGCCATCGCCCAGTGCCCGTCCGGGTCGACCGAGTCCACCGCGGCGCGC from Actinomycetes bacterium encodes the following:
- a CDS encoding ABC transporter ATP-binding protein codes for the protein MDGPVTLSQAEDARGPVDLTGQGVQWRSGVWDSTGTPPATGTTVTTSGAGLSVALTLDVTLDAAAAVADHPAVLPVVLGDRTPQVTAGDSSGARLGVGVSGDTDRWQPVAQGPLPRLGRAGAMADLRYALAERGPTMTPVEEQVWLGAAAPAVAATVWLPALDQLSGSGDGPPMSCAGLGCPGRAPRRHDRRARGAGPRRGPARRPPGGARPAAGGAGLTVTVAAPPRGLSVRREELVHIYRAGGTEVVAVHGVDLDVAAGERLALLGPSGSGKSTLLALMGGLLPPSAGRVFVGAEEISRLGQAGLLRLRADRVGIVLQGAARNLLADASPLDHVRFAQRSSGRAARRQGMRPAELLDTLGLSSVAAHALSGLSGGEQQRVALAVAVANGPGLLLADEPTSQLDHEARDAVLDLLEQVNAHFGTTVVVVTHDPDVGARLDRTVSMRFGQEGRLGEQFAVVGKDGTVHLPDHVLADWPPGTLVRIDQDGADLRLRRRTP